The segment AGTAATATAAGATTTTCTCAGGTGGCTGTGATTATAGGGAAAGGGAGCtcaggatttgttttctgtcactaCTTTTCCGCAACTTCTTCCTCTTGAACACTGGAGTGTTTTATGGAAGCTGGACTTGTAAGCCCTTTCCTGCTTCATCTTCTCATCACTTCCAAATGCATGGCTgttagtaagaaaaaaatctttaagctCAAAATAACAATCAATTTCTTTGATCACGTAGtacagttttaatttgtctttttctgaagaattatttttttttctcagttgtcAAGTTATGTGGCAGCGTACCAGAAATTACTCAGAGGGAAGGACTAATACAGTGGTTACCGAATGAATGCAGTCTGGTTAAATTTACTCTCTTCTGTATAGTAGCTGAGAAGTCTTGTCTATGGTGATTGTGTAAGTTATAGCAAGTCTTAAGCCTCTGTTTGTCTTACTTGGAATTTCTCTTTTATAGTGAAAAAGAAGAtgatgaaagtgaaaaaagagaagaaactggtGACAACTGGGAGGAGACAAGTGGTGGTGTAGACAGATCATCTGGTCCTTGGAACAAATCAGCTCCTGCACCAGCTCCTGTTGTTGAACCCATTGGTAAATTTAACTCAGAGTTGTTGCTTTTTCCAGGTTGCTCAGAGGGTAGAGCTGAAGGAGCAGTTCATGTTCAGGCACCTTCTAACGTACTAATGGCTTGTTTGACATACtaacaaatgagaaaattctCCTGTGAACAGATCTGAGGGATGGAATTGATAGTACTATTAGATACTTTAAATAAATGCCAGTGGAGGGGTTTTTACTTCAAAAGGAGGTCGAGAGTGGAAGCATTCGATTTTTAAAGGCTCTTCTTTACAGTCCGCAGAATATCTGTTGGAAGCATTTCCGTTGATCTAAAAGTACTGCTAAGTGGATGTTCAACCAGTATCTGATGTCTGGTATGGCAGTTCTTGAGTAGGGTTTCATAGTAGcaatcttttcatttcagttctaGGTTACAGAGAACATGACAttgcaaaactgtttctttaaCTGGGATAGGACGttagttttcattaaatactATTTATTAACATCAATGGAAGAACACTACTTAGCCACGACTTGAGTTCAGGCTATTCTGTTGAGAAATTCATTGAAAAGTGGCCTGCTGTGTTTTTAGTTTTTATACAGACAAGAAGATAAAGTTAATTAATTGTTGTTATTTCATAGTATATTGTTACCTTGAATACAAACTATTTGGATATCCTCTGTCTGCAGAAGTGCTTTAAATTAGATTTGGCAAATATATAATTATGTGTTTAGATATCTAGTTTTAAATGTAAGCTGATAataaatttcaaatacaaaacatgAAGTCCTCATCAGTGGTTTGATTCCCTGAGCTTCTGATGTAATACACTGCAACCACATCTTAATTTGACCATTAAGTGTAGCTTAAATTACATGATGCCCGATTTCCAGCCTTATCTAAATGATTTGCTTCCAAAGCTTTACAAGGTGCAAAAACATACTTGTAagattcttttctgttctttaatttgtgtggttttattatttcagataTGAATATAAACTTATTCTCTTGTCTAAATCTTGTTCTTATAATTAGTTACAGAAACCCCAGAACCAGTTCAGACTGGTGGTGTATACAGGCCACCTGGTGCCAGGGAGGGTGGCAGGCCACGGAGAGTGCAGCAAGGACCACCAGAAATCTATAGTGATACGCAGTTTCCATCACTGCAGTCCACTGCCAAGCTTGTAGACAGTCGAAGGTAAGTACATTCCCTTAATTCCCTAGGAAACATATTTGAACTGCCTTCTGTAAGTTCTTATTTTGGTTTGGAGCTTAATCTTGAATCTttccacagaggaaagaaataacttagaaaatattctgtttggCAAAGAGATATGGGGGAGGTCTTAACTGTTTTTTCCAACTCTAGGAAGAGCTTCCCATAAAATACTTTCATAGTACATAACCCAGTGAGACAGCCAAACAAGACTGCCAGTTACGTTATCTTTGACTTGCTGAAGGATTTCCCTGAAGtagaatttttctgttcttgacAGCATCTGGTCTCGTGAGATACTGGCTATGGTGAGGCTCCATGTTACTACAGTCAGTAGCCATGAGTAGGATGTCTTGAGCACGCTGCCTTCTCATTAAAGATGTGAAGGTCACTTAGATGGAAAAATGAGgtttaatacaaaatataaattaataaatgtgCTGTCTGAGCTGTGGCTTACAGTGGTGAGCCTCCTCGATTctgctgaagtgttttctggttttgtggtgCTGAAGACTTGAGTCTCACCGTGCTTTTGAGTCCTAATCTTTCAGTAACCTCATTCCCTGCAGAACAGATAGCTAGGTGAATGCCTAATTCACTCAGGGATTGGGGACTTGGGGGCtacttttggggttttgttttgttggggttttttttgtttcctgctgaCTATGTTATTGACAAATACAGCCTagaagaaatttcatttcttctggtttttagggttttttttatatgccTTTGCTTGTGATTGAGACCCATGTGCTAGTGTTCGAATGATGCAAATTGAGCCAAGATGAAATTCAGCGTGCATTCTAGAAATGGACTTCTGCTTTACAAGCCCTATTCAAAAATGCacttaaatttacttttatgaATGCTAATATTGAAATTTGGAATGTAATCAAGAGTTGTACCAGGTGATGAGCTTGAGTCTGGATCTTATGTAAAACCTTGTGGTTTTACAAGATTTGCTTGGGAATGTTTGGCTGTTATGTTAAAAGTCTAGACCTTAGTGTTCTTTGTTCATAATGTTTTTATTGGGATGGGGTGGAAATCAACTAGAAATTCACAATTCACAAGGTagtgataaaatatttactgattacatttattttcccttagggataaagaaatggagaagagcTTTGAAGTAGTAAAACACAAAACTAGAGGTAGGGATGAGGTCTCAAAAAACCAGGCACTTAAACTTCAGCTAGACAACCAGTACGCTGTGCTTGGGGATCAGTAGAGCTGCATATACATTACAATTAAGGAATGCTTTTTTGGTAACCCTTCTACTAAGGTAACTAAACTACAGCTAACGGCTATGATGAACATGCCACCTTATTTCTGCTGGATCTACTGCAGCAAGTGCAGACTTCTTTGACGTAAGTGATTGGTTCTCCTGCAGTATGGAAGCATAATATGTTACAACTTCTCCATTGGATATGGGGCAAATTAATGTAAATGAACAAGAGTCATCAGTGTTCTTTAATTGCTCAGAAAAATATCTACAGCCAGTGGtcatttcaaaatctttttatgTTCAGATACTGAGCCTTCGTAAAGGTTGACTACCTCAGACTTGCTGCACTCATTGTGGACACCATGTGGATCACAACTTCTGGAAGAGAAGGTTACAGCTGTTTTAGTGGCCATCTGAAACTTGAAACCAGCTCTACTGGATTCCTGTCAGAAATCCTGCAGAAGTCAGCCATTTGGTTCCAATTTGCTATAACAAAGATTTAAGTGACCTTAATGATGAACGTATTTTGTTCCCCTTCTGAGGAATCCTGTCATGTGTAGCCATAGCCTACTAGAGACTTCCGGAGCGTATCATACCACTCATGCTATCCAAGTATAACAGAGCTGTAGTTTGTTTACCTTTTTAGATAGCTGTCCTGAAGTAACTGCAAACCAAATTAAAACTCAATTCAGTATCAGATTTGAGGAATGATGGGTTTGACTGGTCTGTTTGCATTAGCCGTTTTCACAGTTGTATGTTGAAGCATTTTTTGATTCTGTTCTCCACAAAAAATTGCCTGCCTTGTTTCTGGTATCAAATCACAGTATATTTAAGTAATGAAATGTAGTGAAAtagggtttctttttgtttttccttatgaGATTTGGCTTTCTCGGCCTAAAGCACTAAGACTTGAGAATTTTGATTTGACGCAGAAGTATCCAGACTCCAATTATCatcttcagaattttcttttaaaaattagataCATGGCAGTGGggataatagaaaaaaattctccactATTAAAAAGTTGTTTGATGAAGGCTAATGGTTACTTGATATCCAAAATAACAGTATGCGGAGAGATAACTAAAGCTAGTAAGCCTTATTTGTTTGGCTACTTCTGAAGCATGCAGGTTTTTTGAGGCAGAAATCCTCTGAGTAAAACTCATAAATGATGTTTATTCAAAGTCAGGAAGTTTAGTAGTAATGGAAGGCAGTGACTTGTATAAGTTGTCACTTCTGACTTAATTTAGTGGAAGTAGGCAAAATGGCACTGATTCGATGAACGAAAACTGTCAAGTACCAGAAGTGTCCTGCTGTaactctttctcttctctgaattCTTAcatcagaagcaaaatgaagTGTATACAATAGTGGTGTGCTCCAGTGTTGAGGCTTCTCAGAGTAAATgccaaaaaataaacacagcatcTATAAGAGTTGCCAATGGCAAGAAAAACaagggaacaaaacaaaacttacGTGTGTGGGAGTACTTTGTGCGGATGAGGATAGTGCAGGAATTGCCTAGTTGGGTTCCCTTTGACTAACTGCTGACTTGCTTTAAATCTACTTTCTGAGGCCAATGGGAATTTTGCCGTTGGCTTCAGTGGGGCTGGGGTTTCACCTGGTTCTTTTGTGCACAGACTAAAACTGGCCTTGCCCTTGCAGAGTTAACTGTCTCTAAAACTTCTGCTAGAAGCTGCTATTAAAGAGAGGGCTCAAGAGACTATTCTTAAAGATGGAAACttcatttggaaacaaaaccccactgaAAGACCCATATCAATACCTTGGACTCTGAGCCATGTATCTTCCTTGAAAATACATTGTTGCCAGAAAAACTGATGATTTGTCACTAAAGGTCTCTGTGAAATTCATGGTAAATGGACAGGTCACTTGATGTGGTAGAAATGTGAAATCTTAAAGCGCTTTTCTTGATGTTCAAAAGCGGTTGAGATCACCAGTGCACACGAATCAAGTTTTAGTCTACTGTATGAAGGGTAGATGAGACTGTCCATTGTACCGTCTTTATTTGATGTTTTGGGCATGAATTCTGGCAATTCAAGAAAAACTTGTAACAGtttcaaatcaaataaaatggaaatatacATGGATTCTGGAGTCTAATGAATCTTTACCTTCTAGTTTATGACCATGCAACAGCTGAGGAAACAGAGCATTTGGATCTCTTAAGGGACAGGCCATGGAGTGGGTAGTCAGCCTTATGGTCAAGCGCACTGTGTTTAAAGGCTCATAGTGGTGCAtattaatatgatttttatttatccATATAAGTTTAGTTTGCTGCCTGTCAAGGTGTCTTCTTAATCTCACCATATAGGACTGGTTTAAGATTGTGAATTGAGTATGAATGAAGCTTTGATTCacttttcacttgaaaaattaGACATTGAAAAAGAGCCTCTGAATGGTTGCTGTCGCCAGACTCCATCAGCTTCTGACAACTAGAGGTATTATTTTGGGGGCTGTTCTTAAGCATATCATTCCAGGTGCTTTCTAAAggcataaaggaaaaaaaaaaaatcagaaatgcagCATAGGACAGAATGTTAAACTATTATAAAGTGTTTCTTGTGTTAAATATTGCTGCTAGCAAGTATCAAAATGCCAGTTGTCAGTATCTTCCTTGTAACAATTATTCTGCATGCCTGAAATTTTGAAAGTCAGTCCTCTGGAAGCTCAGTATGCTTTTGAGACCCTGAAGTCCaactttttctggtttgttcttGCATTCTTTCAAGGCATGCTAAGAATGTCCATTCCTTCAGAATGCTTGTTTGAAGGTTCATTCCATAAATTGAAAGATTATCAGTTGTAGAAATGAGATTCTTGATACCAGCCAGTAAAATGCAGTTGTGTGTCACTTCAGGAACTTCCTAACCTGTAACGTGCTTTTATGGTGGGTTTGTCATTAATTTCCAATTTAAAGGTTCCATTTTACTTTCTCtggcttaaaataaaaacacaaccATGAAGTTACCAATTTACTGGTAGAACATTTAAATGTCCAGTACTTACTGATAAAGGAACAATTTGGATTTGTGGTTCTTGGTGATACAGTCTATATTTAAGGAATGTTAAAATGCCAAAAACTAgacaattttaataaaatttgaCTTCTCAAATGCCTGCTGTAGAAATCTGTCATCTGTATTTACTTACACTCACGCTAAGTGTAGGAGAGGATTACTTTTGCCCCGTCCCCATCCCCCACTGTAGCTGTGCCATGTTTAATCTTATTCataaatgaagagaaattgACCACTAGAAGTGATGGTCTTCTGCTACTTCAGTTTTGTCTTTGTAGGTAGCTTTACCAGTCATGTCCAAAGCCACTCTCCTACAAAGCATACGAATAGATGGACTTTTAATGGCACAAATCATGTTAGGGACCTGTCCCCACAGGGACCTGCGTTTTTGGTATTTGACCTCATCTGTTGGCTTTTGGAAGCTCTTTCACCACAATGTGGCCAGATGCCTGCACTGTTTAGGTCAAGTAAACACAATCTAAATTTAGTAGGGCTGCGCATCTTGGAGTTTACTTATCTGAGCTTTTGCAATAATTgtatctttttgtctttctgattTCAGCCTGGTTGAGCAGTTTTGAACTTGCCTGTGGTTTTCTGTCAAATGGAgcaaatatttggttttttagACTGATAGGGCTTTGTGTGCTTAGAAGGTGCATCTTTACAAGGTAATAATATTATTCTTTCCAGTACTGACGTGGTCAGAGAAATGAGTACCTCATAATTTACATGACTAATTTGCATCAGAGGCCCAAGAAactaaattttattaaaaaaacatcgAGTAACTAAAAATCTTTATGTGTAAGCACAATCCAGGTTTCATTGCCTGATTGTAATTGAGTTTCCAAGTTCTCCCTATCTATTTTCAGCGTTTAATTTCACAAATTGGTTTTAATGGTAAATAGGCCtttattttgtgtatatatgAAAAGAATAACATGGTTATTTAAATTTCAGATATATAAATTAGGGATGTACAAAAGGGGAGGAAATTGATATGTATTTGCTGATCAATCATTTATAAAAAGTTGAAAAGCTTCT is part of the Cuculus canorus isolate bCucCan1 chromosome 2, bCucCan1.pri, whole genome shotgun sequence genome and harbors:
- the CDV3 gene encoding protein CDV3 homolog isoform X1 — translated: MAETEERSLDDFFAKRDKKKRKEKSNRAAAAAAAAASSASNAASNAASSNAAGAAAAGGARQADTSGAGAAASNASAAKSKEEDDWKEFEQKEEVDYSGLRVQSMQISEKEDDESEKREETGDNWEETSGGVDRSSGPWNKSAPAPAPVVEPIVTETPEPVQTGGVYRPPGAREGGRPRRVQQGPPEIYSDTQFPSLQSTAKLVDSRRDKEMEKSFEVVKHKTRGRDEVSKNQALKLQLDNQYAVLGDQ
- the CDV3 gene encoding protein CDV3 homolog isoform X2, whose protein sequence is MAETEERSLDDFFAKRDKKKRKEKSNRAAAAAAAAASSASNAASNAASSNAAGAAAAGGARQADTSGAGAAASNASAAKSKEEDDWKEFEQKEEVDYSGLRVQSMQISEKEDDESEKREETGDNWEETSGGVDRSSGPWNKSAPAPAPVVEPIVTETPEPVQTGGVYRPPGAREGGRPRRVQQGPPEIYSDTQFPSLQSTAKLVDSRRDKEMEKSFEVVKHKTRDTEPS
- the CDV3 gene encoding protein CDV3 homolog isoform X3, translating into MAETEERSLDDFFAKRDKKKRKEKSNRAAAAAAAAASSASNAASNAASSNAAGAAAAGGARQADTSGAGAAASNASAAKSKEEDDWKEFEQKEEVDYSGLRVQSMQISEKEDDESEKREETGDNWEETSGGVDRSSGPWNKSAPAPAPVVEPIVTETPEPVQTGGVYRPPGAREGGRPRRVQQGPPEIYSDTQFPSLQSTAKLVDSRRDKEMEKSFEVVKHKTRGN